GCGCCGCACGCAGGACGCTGCCGAGAGCCGAGAGTGCCGCTGCCGCTTCGGCCATCGCCGCTTCGTCGGGCGCCGTTGCCGCGTCTCAGGCGTGGCGCACCGCTCGCAGTATAGCCACACGCCGCATCCGCACACAGCCGTAGGTTCGGAATCCGTCGTGCGTTGTTCGTGGTTCGTTGAATGAAGCGGGAATGCTATGCTGTGGCGGCGCCGGGGCCGGCCGGCGCCGTGGATACGATGCGCGAATCGGGGGCGAGCGATGGCAGATGAGACGCGCGTGGTGGTGCGGCCCAACGGACCGTACATCATCGAAGGCCCGCTGACGGTCGTAGACATCGAAGGCAAGGAATACAAGAGCGACCGCCCGCGCATCGCGCTCTGCCGCTGCGGAGGCTCCGGCAACAAGCCGTTCTGCGACGGCAGCCACCAGCGCAACGGCTTCGAGGCGCCCTCGGCTGCCCCCGGTGGCTAGCCGGCGCCGCCTGACCGTGCGCAAGGGCCGGGCCAACCTTGCTTGAAAGGAACACACGCACGTGGCCGTCAGCGAAGCCCGCTTGAGCCGCCGGCAGCAACGCCGCGCGGCGAATGGCCGCCCGGCGGCGCCGACGCTGGGCTGTGCCGTGGCCGGCTGCGAGGCGCCGGGCGCCGTGCCCTGCGCCAGCTGCCGGCGAACGCTGTGCCGCCGCCACGCGGGGTCTCTGCACGAGTCGGGTCCGGCGCGCCTGGCCCGTGCAAGCGGCGGGGCGCCCGCCGTGCGTTGCGCCCTCTGCCGGCTCGAAGAGCGGCGGCGGGGACAAGCCGTAGTGCGGCGTCTGTGGTGGGGGGCGGCCGGCGCCGGCTTCGCGCTGATCATCGCCATCGCCTTCCGCTCCAATCCGAAGCAGGGCGTGGCGCTCGCCGGGCTGGCGGTGCTGATCGTGCTGCTGGCGCTGATCTACGACCGCGTCATGCGCCGCCACTGAGGGAAGCCGCAGTTCCAGCCAAACGACGAAGACGGCCCGCGTCGCAGCGACGGGGCCGTCTGTTTGTGTCTTGTCGCCCGCTGAAGGCGTTAGCCGCCGCGGTACTCCGGCGCGGTGCCGTTGCTGGAGGCGCTTGGCGCCTGCGGCGTCTCAGGCCGGTACTCCGTGGGGGCGTACTCCATGCGCCGTTGCGGCTCCGCGGCGGGCGCCACGGGCGGGGCAGCCTGCGCGGGCGGCACATAGGCCGGCGTCGGCGGCTGCGGCGCGGCGGCGTAGCCGCTCACCGGCGGCTGGGGAACGCTGTAGCCGGCGGTGGGACCGGCCGGCGGCGTCTGGGCCGCCTTGCGGGCGGCGCTGATTTCGTCGTCGCGGCCGGCTTCCTTCTTGAACTCGCGGATGCTCTTGCCGAGGGCGCCGCCGACATCGCCAAGCTTGTTGGCGCCGAACAGCAGCACGATCACGACGATCAGCAGTATGAGATGCACAGGATTGGCAAAAAAGTCCATCGCAAACCGCTCCTCTTCGACCCCGCGCCCCCGGCGATCGTTCGCTTCCGGCGCCGCACTCCGGCTGGATCGTAGCACGCGCCCATACGCGAATCAACGCGAGCGTGACGTGCGCGTCGTCCCCGTCACGCCCCGGTGTGTGGCATCGGCATCCTACCACGCTTCTCATGGTTATACGCGGGCAAGGGTGGCCACGGTTCACTCAGCCGCGGAGTTTCTGCATGACGGCGGCCACACGATCGGGAAAGTCGCGCTTCCAGGTCAACGGCTGCGGAATCACGTGCCACAGCCGCGGAAAGCCTTCGCGCACGCGCCGCAAACCGTTCGCCACCTGCGCCACGTCGCCGGCAAGCGCGAACCAGCCGGCGACTTCGGGCGTGACGAACGCCGTCAGCGCCGCTGCCGCGGGCACGTCTTCGGCGTGCACGATATCGGGGTAGACCTGCGCCGCCAGCGCCTGGATCGGCGGGCCGTTCCAGGCGAAGCCGGGCCTTTGCCAACTTTGCGCGGTCAGCTCATAGAAGCCGGCGGCGACGATGCGCGCCTGGGCGGCGGCCCAGTCCGCATCATCTTCAAGCAGCGTGTGCACGACCGCGCCGAAGCGCAGGGCGGCGGGATTGCGGCCGGCCTCGCGGGCGCCCGCCTCGGCCGCATCCGCCAGCGCGTTGAGATTCGCCGGATGCAGGCCGCAGCGCAGCACGATCACATCGGCGGCGGCGCCGGCGGCCTTCGCGGCGCGCGGGCCGCTGGCCGCGCCCCAGATCTCGGCCTTGCCGCGCGTGCCCAGCCGCCGCGCCGGCAGCCGCGAACCGAGGTCCGGCGCCTCACCTTCGAGCAGCCGGCGCACGAGCTGCATCGTCGCGCGCACCTCCCCGACTTTCGCCTGCCGCTCGCCGATCGTGGAGACGGCCGTGTCGCCCGCGCCGATGCCGACCGCCGCGCGGCCGGGGCCGATCACGCCCAGCGTGGCGGCGGCGCTGGCCAGCGTCACCGGGTGGCGGGTGATCGGATTGGCGAGCAGCGGACCGGCGCGCAGCCGCTCGGTCGCCTGCAGGGTGAGCGCGGCGAGGATAAAGGCGTCCGGTCGGAGCAGGTGCGAGTCGGGAAACCAGGCGTAATCGAAGCCCAGCGCCTCCTCGCGGCGGACGGTGTCCGACAACTGCTTTGCCGAGCCGAACGGCCGCCGATTGAGACCGAAGGTCAGATCATCCACGCCTGCCCGCTCCGCCGCCGGCGTCTGCCTGCCGGCCGCGAGCAGCATACGGCCCGCGGGGCGGCTGGGGGAACGGTTTTCCGTGCCGGCCCCGGAGCGCTCCAGACCCGGTCGCCCCGCGCCCGTCGTGCAACGAGTGGGAGAGGGGTATGTGACATGAGGTGAGGGCCGCACGGTAGGCTGTGCTCAGGCCCCGTCCCAGCATCGGAGCATACGTGCCGCGCGACGCGATCGCCATCTGCCTCTTCGCCGTCACCATCGCCGCGGTACTGATCCGCCCGTGCGGCCTCTCGGAGGGTGCAGCCGCCAGCCTGGGTGCGCTGCTGGCCGTCGCCTGCGGTGCGGTCAGCGCCGCGCAAGCCTGGCAGGCGGTCGCCGCGCAGTGGAACGTGCTGCTCTTCTTCGTTGGGCTGTTGCTGGTCTGCCGCGTGGCGGAAGACGCCGGGATCTTCCAGTGGACGGCGCTGGCCGCGGCGCGGCGCGCCCGTGGCAGTTGCACGCGGCTTTTCCTCAACCTCTGCCTCGCCGGCGTGCTGCTGACCACGCTGCTCTCCAACGACGCCACCGCCCTGTTGCTGACCACGACCGTGCTGGCCCTGACGCAGGCGGTCGAGGTGCCGCCGCTGCCCTTCGCCCTGGCCTGCGCCTTCATCGCCAACAGCGCCTCGCTGACGTTGCCCGTCAGCAATCCGCTCAACGTGCTCGTGCTCGGCACGGACGGCGTGCGGCTGCACAGCTATCTGCTGGCGACGCTGCCCGCGAGTCTGCTGTCGATCGCCGTGACGATCGGCCTGCTCTGGTTCGGCTTCCGCCGGAGGCTGGCCGGCGGCTTCGACACGCAGAAGCTGCCGGCGCTCTCGCAGACGGTCACAGACCGCGCCGGATTTCGCGTCACCCTGTGCGGCCTGGCAGCGCTGGCCGTCGCCTATCTCGTCGCCTCGCATATGGGTTGGCCGGTGAGCGTGCCGGTGCTCGTGGCCGGGGCCGCGTTGGCAGCGGTGGCGCTGATCGCGGGCTGGATGCCGGCCCGCGGCTTCACGCGGGCGCCGTGGGAGATCCTGCCCTTCGTCGCCGGCCTGTTGGTGCTGGTCCGCGCTCTGGAGCGCGGCGGCCTCACCGCTCAGCTCGCCAGTGCCTTGCTCACACTCGACCGGCACGGCCCGCTCGCCGGCGTGGTCGGCGCCACCGCGATCAGCGCCGCCGGCGCGAACCTGATCAACAACCTGCCGATGGGCGCGGTGATGCTCTCGGCCCTGCACGCGGCCGGCCCTGGTCACCCGGCATTGCTCTACGGCACGCTGCTGGGCAGCGACATCGGCCCGAACCTCACCGTGCTCGGCTCGCTCTCCTCGCTGCTCTGGCTGCTGCTGCTGCGCCGGCGCGGCGTTGCGGTCCGTGCCCGCGACTTTGCCCGCTGGGGACTGGTGCTCACGCCGGTGCTGCTGCTCAGCGGCTCGCTCGCCATCGCGCTTAGCCTCGGACATTGAGCGTGATCGCGCCGCTTGCGAGAGGCGGAGGCCGGGCATACGGTGGAAACCGGGCGGCGTGCCGCGGGTGACAGGCTCCGGGCCGTCCGCGCCGATGCCGCGGGGAGGCCAAGATGACCAGCACGACGAAGCGAGACGATGCGTCGCAGGCCGAGCCAACGCTGGACGGCCTCGCGCTGCCCTCCGGCGCGGCCGCCGCGATCGAAACGGCGCTGCGCTATCCGCTGTACGACGCGATCCTCTCGCGGCGCGCCCGCCGTTTCGCCGTGGGCGCCGAGCTGCCGGGCGGTCCGACCGCCTGGCGTTCCGCGACGCCGCCGCTGCCGCTCAGCGCCGTCGAGCAGGATCTGCTGGCCGCGGCGGGCACCGGCCTTTCCGGCCTGCAGCTCGGCGACTGGTCGTACGCCGACCGTGGCGGCCGGCCCACCGGGGGCAACGCCCTGGCCGCCTTTGCGGGACGCACCGGCGCCTCGCCCTGCGGCATCCAGGCGGCGCAGCTATTCATGACCGACGACGAGCAGACCTCGCTGATCGCCGTGCGCCGCCATCTGCCGTCGCGCGGGCAGCCGGACGCCCTGGCCTGCGCCGTCGATGGCGTGCGCCGCCACCGCATCCACGTGCTCGACCATCGGGTCGAGATCCCGCGGCAGGCGCCGATCATGCCCGCCTTCAACCACTGGGACGTGAACGTGCCGGGCAGCACGGTGTTCATGCCCGTCTCCGACCTGACGCGCGGGCTGATCAACAACCTGCTGATGTACCTGGACGATCCGCACAACTACTACATCGTTGACACACGCTATGCCGAGGAGCCGCTGAAGGGCTTCTCCTGGCTGAACCATGAGCGCGTACTGGACCTGGGAGAGATCGAGCGCGGCGTCTTCACCGATCTCGTCGGCGTCGAGCCGGCGCTGATGGGCGAGAATATCTACCTGGCGCTGCAGGCGATCGGCCTGGGCGGCTGGCTCTTCTCCGCGCCGCGCGCGGCCGCGCTGCTCGGCGCGCTCGGCTTCCGCTTCGAGGCGGGCCGGCCGCTCGGCCTGGACGGGGTGTTCGAGCCGCTGGTGGCGCCCTACGTGAGCGGGCCGGAGGCGGCGGTGCAGGCGATCCTCGACGAAAAGTGGGGCGAGGGCGGCGCCTACGCCGGCGCGGAGACGCCGTTTGCGCCGCGCCTCTCCGTCGACCACCAGATTCCGCGCACCAGCGAGCGGGCCGTCGAAGCGGCCATCGCCCTCTACGCCTACTGCGTGCGGCGCTACGGCCACTTCCCGGCGACGATTCCGCCCGTGGCGCCGGGCGTCTGGGTGCAGGCGCACCACCTGGAGACGGCGTTCTACGACCACTACTACGGCCCCGGCTCCTATCCGGAGACGGTGCACCAGCACATGGCCGTCTGGCACGGCGCGGCGTAGCGCCGGCCTACGCGAGCGGCGCGTGCAGCCGCAGCCGCCAGTCCGCCGCTGTTGGGCCGGCGACGGCAGGCTGGGCGGTTGAGTTTCGCGAGACGCCGGCGCCCTGCAACTGCGCCGGCTCGGCGGCCGCGCCAACCGCGAGATCCTGCGCGATGGCGGCCGGCCGCCAGACGCCGCCGCCCGCGCGCTGTCCGCCGACGGTGAACGTGACCGTCGCTCCGGCGACGCCGCAGCCGGGCACGTCGCTTGCCGCCGAGACATAGAGTACGTAGGCCGAGCCGCCGGCGCTGCTGTAGGTCGTCGTCTGGCCGCAGGGCCGGCCGTTGACGAACGCGGCCACCGGTGTCCCGTCCGGCAGCGGCGCGCCGCCGGCGCTGACCGCGCCGTAGAAGCCGGCCGGGACGAGCCGCAGCGAGGCCGCCAGGTCGATGCGGCCGGCGCCCGACCACCCAGGCGTTGCGCCCGGCGGCAGCGGCACGGCGCCGCGCTCCACCAGGCGGCGCACCAGGTCGGGTGTGAGCAGGCTGTCTTGCGAGAGCAGCAGGTGCGCGAGGCCGGCGACCATCGGTGCGGCGAACGAGGTCCCGTCCTGCTGATCGTAGAGGTCGCGCGGCGCCTGGCGGCCAGTCTGCGGCACGGTGCTGGTGATGCGCTGGCCGGGCGCCACCACGCTGATCTCGGGACCGTAGCTGCTGAACGAGGCGCGCGTCTGGCCGCCGGGCGAGACCGCGCCGACCGCGATCACCCCGTCGACGTTGGCCGGCGCGTCGACACAGGACGAGCCGGAGTTGCCCGCGGCGCCGACCACGACAACGTTGTGCTGCTCCGCGTAGGCGATTGCGTCGATCAGGTAGCTCGGCGCCGGCAGGCAGGTGCCGCCAATGCTCATATTGACGACCCAGGCGCCGTTGTCCGTCGCATAGATCAGCCCCGCCGCCAGCGCCATGTCGAGCGGACGCACACAGTCGCCGACGCGCACCGGCATGATCGAGACGTGCGGCGAGATGCCGGCGACGCCGATGCCGTTGTTCGTCGCCGCGCCGATGATGCCGGCAACGAAGGTGCCGTGATAGAGGTAGGGACGAATGTCGGGATTCGGCTCCGGGTCCGGATCGTAGTTCGGGCAGGAGGCGTCGACATCCTGCGGATCGACGAAGTTGCAGCCGTGCTCATCGTCGCCGCAGCCCCAGGCGCCGGGGCGGGGATTCGTCCAGATCTGCCCGGCGAGGTCGGGGTGCGTGATGTCGATGCCCGAGTCCAGCACGGCGACGGTGATGCGCGAGTCGCCCTGTTGCATGTCCCATGCTTGCTCGGCGTGGATCAGCGGCAGGTACGGCTGATAGGGCTCGTACAGCGGATCGTTGGGGTGGAAGTC
This genomic window from Dehalococcoidia bacterium contains:
- a CDS encoding LLM class flavin-dependent oxidoreductase, with translation MDDLTFGLNRRPFGSAKQLSDTVRREEALGFDYAWFPDSHLLRPDAFILAALTLQATERLRAGPLLANPITRHPVTLASAAATLGVIGPGRAAVGIGAGDTAVSTIGERQAKVGEVRATMQLVRRLLEGEAPDLGSRLPARRLGTRGKAEIWGAASGPRAAKAAGAAADVIVLRCGLHPANLNALADAAEAGAREAGRNPAALRFGAVVHTLLEDDADWAAAQARIVAAGFYELTAQSWQRPGFAWNGPPIQALAAQVYPDIVHAEDVPAAAALTAFVTPEVAGWFALAGDVAQVANGLRRVREGFPRLWHVIPQPLTWKRDFPDRVAAVMQKLRG
- a CDS encoding S8 family serine peptidase, whose protein sequence is MDFRSAVRHPARSLPVLAFSLALLCTGRVSALVAHAQPPALELSAVRTAALARPESAAPAGRTLAVAEVPPADLIEGQATVTFAGDVDAAEAGDRVATLGGSVISMIPRLNVYRVALPPGESVEAGIAALSALPGARRAEPLTRLHNDFHPNDPLYEPYQPYLPLIHAEQAWDMQQGDSRITVAVLDSGIDITHPDLAGQIWTNPRPGAWGCGDDEHGCNFVDPQDVDASCPNYDPDPEPNPDIRPYLYHGTFVAGIIGAATNNGIGVAGISPHVSIMPVRVGDCVRPLDMALAAGLIYATDNGAWVVNMSIGGTCLPAPSYLIDAIAYAEQHNVVVVGAAGNSGSSCVDAPANVDGVIAVGAVSPGGQTRASFSSYGPEISVVAPGQRITSTVPQTGRQAPRDLYDQQDGTSFAAPMVAGLAHLLLSQDSLLTPDLVRRLVERGAVPLPPGATPGWSGAGRIDLAASLRLVPAGFYGAVSAGGAPLPDGTPVAAFVNGRPCGQTTTYSSAGGSAYVLYVSAASDVPGCGVAGATVTFTVGGQRAGGGVWRPAAIAQDLAVGAAAEPAQLQGAGVSRNSTAQPAVAGPTAADWRLRLHAPLA
- the tatA gene encoding twin-arginine translocase TatA/TatE family subunit, with the translated sequence MDFFANPVHLILLIVVIVLLFGANKLGDVGGALGKSIREFKKEAGRDDEISAARKAAQTPPAGPTAGYSVPQPPVSGYAAAPQPPTPAYVPPAQAAPPVAPAAEPQRRMEYAPTEYRPETPQAPSASSNGTAPEYRGG
- a CDS encoding CDGSH iron-sulfur domain-containing protein; its protein translation is MADETRVVVRPNGPYIIEGPLTVVDIEGKEYKSDRPRIALCRCGGSGNKPFCDGSHQRNGFEAPSAAPGG
- a CDS encoding ArsB/NhaD family transporter; its protein translation is MPRDAIAICLFAVTIAAVLIRPCGLSEGAAASLGALLAVACGAVSAAQAWQAVAAQWNVLLFFVGLLLVCRVAEDAGIFQWTALAAARRARGSCTRLFLNLCLAGVLLTTLLSNDATALLLTTTVLALTQAVEVPPLPFALACAFIANSASLTLPVSNPLNVLVLGTDGVRLHSYLLATLPASLLSIAVTIGLLWFGFRRRLAGGFDTQKLPALSQTVTDRAGFRVTLCGLAALAVAYLVASHMGWPVSVPVLVAGAALAAVALIAGWMPARGFTRAPWEILPFVAGLLVLVRALERGGLTAQLASALLTLDRHGPLAGVVGATAISAAGANLINNLPMGAVMLSALHAAGPGHPALLYGTLLGSDIGPNLTVLGSLSSLLWLLLLRRRGVAVRARDFARWGLVLTPVLLLSGSLAIALSLGH